One segment of Triticum aestivum cultivar Chinese Spring chromosome 2A, IWGSC CS RefSeq v2.1, whole genome shotgun sequence DNA contains the following:
- the LOC123185562 gene encoding ETHYLENE INSENSITIVE 3-like 5 protein: MESPSNDKPIPGLHELPPAVMDRGKAKADPANPHAVAVATEPDLQDDSESESGSESIEIADLKKRMWKDQLLLMKLEGTPGHERRATGQRPDTDLAQAEKEAEMPESRYRRKAMLRAQDGVLRHMLRMMEACNARGFVYGIVDETGMPVSGSSDSLRGWWKEDVGFERTGPTALAGPSTALESPGSSFLHGLLDIQDSTLGSLLSALIQHCEPPQRSFPLDRGLPPPWWPTGQEFWWGLQGETQAHQGPPPYRKPHDLKKAWKISLLSAVIKHLSSRFDQMRKLVWQSKRLQHRMSAKDAETWSRVITQEEALDRQVQRALRITPLEEEDDDKEPQEAEHGLHVDKRKRGVGNESAGGNDDSGSGRELVALPVIDGVAEADRNSIDELMKMYYSCLQGTDGGEQEIKDVAAGGGEQSNTSSAETGVLDAATVRDDMFDDFLSVADVVDMSDCPGSPIWHWGSSDLD; the protein is encoded by the coding sequence ATGGAAAGCCCCAGCAACGACAAACCTATTCCTGGCCTGCACGAGCTGCCACCGGCAGTCATGGACAGAGGCAAGGCCAAGGCGGACCCTGCCAACCCCCACGCCGTGGCTGTTGCCACCGAGCCGGACCTACAGGACGACAGCGAGTCCGAGTCAGGTTCAGAGTCTATCGAGATCGCGGACCTCAAGAAGCGCATGTGGAAGGACCAGTTGCTTCTCATGAAGCTCGAGGGCACCCCGGGGCACGAACGAAGAGCAACCGGGCAGAGGCCGGACACGGACCTGGCCCAAGCAGAGAAGGAGGCAGAGATGCCGGAGTCACGGTACCGCCGCAAGGCGATGCTCCGGGCGCAGGACGGCGTCCTCCGGCACATGCTCAGGATGATGGAGGCGTGCAACGCGCGGGGGTTCGTGTACGGCATCGTGGACGAGACCGGCATGCCCGTGTCCGGCTCCTCCGACAGCCTCCGCGGCTGGTGGAAGGAGGACGTTGGGTTCGAGCGGACCGGGCCGACGGCCCTGGCCGGCCCGTCGACGGCCCTCGAGAGCCCGGGATCatcgttcctccacgggctcctcgaCATCCAGGACAGCACGCTGGGGTCCCTGCTCTCAGCGCTGATCCAGCACTGCGAGCCCCCGCAGCGGAGCTTCCCGCTGGACAGGGGACTGCCGCCGCCGTGGTGGCCGACGGGCCAGGAGTTCTGGTGGGGCCTGCAGGGCGAGACCCAGGCACATCAGGGCCCGCCGCCATACCGGAAGCCTCACGACCTGAAGAAGGCGTGGAAGATCTCACTGCTGAGCGCGGTGATCAAGCACCTGAGCTCGCGTTTCGACCAGATGCGCAAGCTCGTGTGGCAATCCAAGCGGCTGCAGCATAGGATGAGCGCCAAGGACGCCGAGACCTGGTCCAGGGTCATCACCCAGGAGGAGGCGCTCGACCGCCAGGTGCAGCGCGCCCTGCGGATCACGCCgctcgaggaggaagacgacgacaaGGAGCCGCAGGAAGCGGAACACGGCCTGCACGTCGACAAGCGCAAGCGAGGGGTCGGCAACGAGAGTGCGGGAGGTAATGACGACAGTGGTAGTGGCCGGGAGCTGGTTGCGCTGCCGGTCATTGACGGCGTCGCGGAGGCGGACCGCAACTCCATCGACGAGCTCATGAAGATGTACTACAGCTGTCTGCAGGGAACAGACGGTGGTGAGCAGGAGATCAAGGACGTGGCGGCTGGAGGCGGGGAGCAGAGCAATACCTCTTCTGCTGAGACCGGCGTATTGGACGCGGCGACGGTGCGCGATGACATGTTCGACGATTTCTTGAGCGTTGCCGATGTGGTCGACATGAGTGACTGCCCGGGCAGTCCGATATGGCACTGGGGGAGTTCGGATTTGGATTAG